From Streptomyces yatensis, one genomic window encodes:
- a CDS encoding PHP domain-containing protein, with the protein MDPLEALDRIAFLLERAQAPTYRVRAFRTAQAVLAGLDPQEVERRAANGTLRSLKGLGPKTSQVVQEALQGQVPGYLAKLEAEAAEAESEPDEDAAKLCAALRGDCHMHSDWSDGGSPIELMARTAARLGHAWAVLTDHSPRLTVARGLSADRLRAQLDVVAELRPKLAPFELLTGIEVDILPDGSLDQEPELLDRLDVVVASVHSKLRMDARPMTRRMVTAVSDPLVDVLGHCTGRLLGGKRPESAFDHEEVFGACAEAGTAVEINCRPERLDPPRRLLREAVRAGTFFSIDTDAHAPGQLDWQRNGCARAVQCGVPAERVITTWTARQLVEWTRTRRPPRRAS; encoded by the coding sequence ATGGACCCTCTGGAGGCCCTGGACCGGATCGCGTTTCTCCTGGAGCGCGCCCAGGCGCCGACCTACCGGGTGCGTGCCTTCCGCACGGCCCAGGCGGTGCTCGCCGGTCTGGACCCCCAGGAGGTCGAGCGGCGTGCCGCGAACGGCACCCTCCGGTCGCTCAAGGGGCTCGGACCGAAGACCTCCCAGGTGGTCCAGGAGGCGCTGCAGGGCCAGGTGCCCGGGTACCTGGCGAAGCTGGAGGCCGAGGCCGCCGAGGCCGAGTCGGAGCCCGACGAGGACGCGGCGAAGCTGTGCGCCGCGCTGCGCGGGGACTGCCATATGCACTCCGACTGGTCCGACGGCGGTTCCCCGATCGAGCTGATGGCCCGTACGGCGGCGCGGCTGGGACACGCATGGGCGGTGCTCACCGACCATTCCCCGCGGCTGACGGTGGCCCGCGGCCTCTCGGCGGACCGGCTGCGCGCCCAACTGGACGTGGTGGCGGAGCTGCGCCCGAAGCTGGCACCCTTCGAGCTGCTCACCGGGATCGAGGTGGACATCCTCCCGGACGGCTCCCTGGACCAGGAGCCGGAGCTGCTGGACCGGCTGGACGTGGTGGTGGCCTCGGTCCACTCCAAGCTGCGGATGGACGCCCGCCCCATGACCCGCCGGATGGTCACCGCTGTCAGCGATCCGCTGGTCGATGTGCTGGGCCACTGCACCGGACGGCTGCTCGGCGGAAAGCGCCCCGAGTCCGCCTTCGACCATGAGGAGGTCTTCGGCGCCTGCGCGGAGGCGGGCACCGCCGTGGAGATCAACTGCCGTCCGGAGCGGCTGGATCCCCCGCGCAGGCTGTTGCGCGAGGCCGTCCGGGCGGGGACCTTCTTCTCCATCGACACCGACGCCCACGCGCCCGGCCAGCTCGACTGGCAGCGCAACGGATGCGCCCGGGCCGTGCAATGCGGGGTGCCGGCGGAGCGCGTCATCACCACCTGGACGGCGCGCCAGCTGGTGGAGTGGACCCGCACGCGCCGGCCCCCGCGCCGTGCGAGCTGA
- a CDS encoding glycoside hydrolase family 65 protein yields the protein MITDSSYVVDPWMLREIDLRLDLLPQSESVFALSNGHIGWRANLDEGEPHGLPGSYLNGVYERRPLPYAEAGFGYPEAGQTMINVTNGKIIRLLVDDEPFDLRYGRLRSHERVLDLRAGVLHRTCEWTSPSGTSVRVRSTRLVSLTQRAIAAVAYEVEAVDAQIRVVVQSELVANEQLPERAGDPRVAEALESPLNPEENAANDKRLRLIHCTEASDLRVAVAADHLITGPPPTRHASESADDVARLTITSVLEPGQVLRLEKLVAYGWSGARSLPAVRDQVEAALAGAASTGWRGLVDQQRAWLEDFWSRADVEVEGDAEIQQAVRFALFHVLQAGARAEERAIPAKGLTGSGYDGHTFWDTDTFVLPLLTYTFPESVAEALRWRQSILPAARERAQQLGHDGATFPWRTIEGSECSGYWPAGTAAFHVNADVADAVVRYVAATGDEEFERETGVELLVETARLWRSLGHHDHHGRFHIDGVTGPDEYSAIADDNVYTNLMAQSNLRAAADIIERHPDKGAELGVDDEEAAAWRDAAESMSVPYNKALGVHEQSADFTGHQEWDFQGTRADQYPLMLNFPYFDLYRKQVVKQADLVLAMYLRGECFTEEQKARNFDYYERLTVRDSSLSACTQAVMAAEVGHLRLAYDYLGEAALMDLKDLEHNTRDGLHIASLAGTWIALVAGFGGMRHRDGRLEFSPKLPEKLARLAFTMQVLGRRLRVEITGRSVTYSLAEGAPMEIRHYGRPITVSQKNPQTCEIAELTARPEPHQPPGRRPNRRA from the coding sequence GTGATCACCGATTCCTCATATGTCGTCGACCCCTGGATGCTGCGGGAGATCGATCTCCGGCTCGATCTGCTGCCCCAGAGCGAATCGGTCTTCGCGCTCTCCAACGGCCACATCGGCTGGCGCGCCAATCTCGACGAGGGGGAGCCCCACGGCCTCCCCGGCTCCTATCTCAACGGCGTCTACGAACGGCGTCCGCTGCCCTACGCCGAGGCCGGATTCGGCTATCCCGAGGCCGGCCAGACCATGATCAACGTCACCAACGGCAAGATCATCCGGCTGCTGGTGGACGACGAGCCCTTCGACCTGCGCTACGGACGGCTGCGCTCCCATGAGCGCGTGCTCGACCTGCGCGCCGGGGTGCTGCACCGCACCTGCGAATGGACCTCCCCCTCCGGCACCAGTGTGCGGGTCCGCTCCACCCGGCTGGTCTCCCTCACCCAGCGGGCCATCGCCGCCGTCGCCTACGAGGTGGAGGCCGTCGACGCCCAGATCCGCGTCGTCGTCCAGTCCGAACTGGTCGCCAACGAGCAGCTTCCCGAGCGCGCCGGCGACCCCCGGGTGGCCGAGGCCCTGGAGTCCCCGCTGAACCCCGAGGAGAACGCCGCCAACGACAAGCGGCTGCGGCTGATCCACTGCACCGAGGCCAGCGACCTGCGCGTCGCGGTCGCCGCCGACCACCTCATCACCGGGCCGCCGCCCACCCGCCACGCCAGCGAGAGCGCCGACGACGTCGCCCGCCTGACCATCACCTCGGTGCTGGAGCCGGGCCAGGTCCTGCGGCTGGAGAAGCTGGTGGCCTACGGCTGGTCGGGCGCCCGCTCGCTGCCCGCCGTACGGGACCAGGTCGAGGCCGCGCTCGCCGGGGCCGCCAGCACCGGTTGGCGGGGCCTGGTGGACCAGCAGCGCGCCTGGCTGGAGGACTTCTGGTCCCGCGCCGATGTGGAGGTCGAGGGCGACGCCGAGATCCAGCAGGCCGTGCGCTTCGCGCTCTTCCACGTCCTGCAGGCCGGCGCCCGCGCCGAGGAACGGGCCATCCCCGCCAAGGGCCTCACCGGCTCCGGCTACGACGGCCACACCTTCTGGGACACCGACACCTTCGTCCTGCCCCTGCTCACCTACACCTTCCCCGAGTCCGTGGCCGAGGCGCTGCGCTGGCGCCAGTCCATCCTGCCCGCCGCCCGGGAGCGGGCCCAGCAACTGGGCCACGACGGCGCCACCTTTCCCTGGCGCACCATCGAGGGCTCCGAATGCTCCGGATACTGGCCGGCCGGCACCGCGGCCTTCCACGTCAACGCCGATGTGGCGGACGCGGTGGTGCGCTACGTGGCCGCCACCGGCGACGAGGAGTTCGAGCGCGAGACCGGTGTGGAACTGCTGGTGGAGACCGCCCGGCTGTGGCGCTCCCTCGGCCACCACGACCACCACGGCCGCTTTCATATCGACGGGGTGACCGGCCCCGACGAGTACAGCGCCATCGCCGACGACAACGTCTACACCAACCTCATGGCCCAGTCGAACCTGCGGGCCGCCGCGGACATCATCGAACGCCATCCGGACAAGGGCGCCGAACTGGGCGTCGACGACGAGGAGGCCGCCGCCTGGCGGGACGCGGCCGAGTCCATGTCGGTCCCGTACAACAAGGCCCTGGGCGTCCACGAGCAGTCAGCGGACTTCACCGGCCACCAGGAGTGGGACTTCCAGGGCACCCGCGCCGACCAGTACCCGCTGATGCTCAACTTCCCCTACTTCGACCTGTACCGCAAACAGGTCGTCAAACAGGCCGACCTGGTGCTCGCGATGTATCTGCGCGGCGAGTGCTTCACCGAGGAGCAGAAGGCACGCAACTTCGACTACTACGAACGGCTCACGGTCCGGGACTCCTCCCTGTCCGCGTGCACCCAGGCCGTCATGGCCGCCGAGGTCGGCCATCTGCGGCTCGCCTACGACTACTTGGGCGAGGCGGCCCTGATGGACCTGAAGGACCTGGAACACAACACCCGAGACGGTCTGCACATCGCCTCGCTCGCCGGCACCTGGATCGCCCTGGTCGCCGGGTTCGGCGGAATGCGGCACCGCGACGGCAGGCTGGAGTTCTCGCCCAAGCTGCCCGAGAAGCTGGCCCGGCTCGCCTTCACCATGCAGGTGCTGGGCCGCAGGCTGCGCGTGGAGATCACCGGCCGCAGTGTCACCTACTCCCTGGCCGAGGGCGCCCCCATGGAGATCCGGCACTACGGCCGGCCCATCACCGTCTCCCAGAAGAACCCCCAGACCTGCGAGATCGCCGAGCTGACGGCACGTCCCGAACCCCACCAGCCCCCCGGCCGACGCCCGAACCGCCGCGCCTGA
- a CDS encoding HAD family hydrolase, with protein sequence MTKLSLPDSVRACLFDLDGVLTRTAVVHAAAWKQMFDEFLRRRDGPSYRPFDSARDYDEYVDGRPRADGVRTFLASRHIDLPEGGPDDPPDADTVHGLGNRKNILVLEKIREEGVEAYPGSVRFVEAARAEGLRTAVVSSSANCRDVLIAAGIEDLFEVRIDGVVAAERKLPGKPHPDTFLEAGRELDTPPEAAAVFEDALAGMEAGRAGHFGCVVGVDRVGQADALRAHGADIVVKDLAELLEDDS encoded by the coding sequence ATGACCAAGCTCAGCCTGCCCGATTCCGTCCGGGCCTGCCTGTTCGACCTCGATGGCGTGCTGACCAGGACCGCCGTGGTGCACGCGGCGGCGTGGAAACAGATGTTCGACGAGTTCCTGCGGCGGCGCGACGGCCCCTCCTACCGTCCCTTCGACTCGGCCCGCGACTACGACGAGTACGTGGACGGCCGCCCGCGCGCCGACGGGGTGCGCACCTTCCTGGCCTCCCGGCACATCGACCTGCCCGAGGGCGGACCGGACGATCCGCCCGACGCGGACACCGTGCACGGCCTGGGCAACCGCAAGAACATCCTGGTCCTGGAGAAGATCCGCGAGGAGGGAGTCGAGGCGTACCCGGGCTCGGTGCGCTTCGTGGAGGCCGCGCGCGCCGAGGGGCTGCGGACCGCGGTCGTCTCCTCCAGCGCCAACTGCCGCGATGTGCTGATCGCCGCCGGTATCGAGGACCTCTTCGAGGTGCGGATCGACGGTGTGGTCGCGGCCGAGCGCAAACTGCCCGGCAAACCGCACCCCGACACCTTCCTGGAGGCCGGACGGGAGCTGGACACCCCGCCCGAGGCGGCCGCCGTCTTCGAGGACGCCCTGGCGGGCATGGAGGCCGGGCGCGCGGGGCACTTCGGCTGTGTCGTCGGCGTGGACCGGGTGGGCCAGGCCGACGCGCTGCGCGCACACGGCGCGGACATCGTGGTCAAGGATCTCGCCGAGCTGCTGGAGGACGACTCGTGA
- a CDS encoding Gfo/Idh/MocA family protein: protein MRFGLLGTGHWAAETHAAALAAHPEAELAGIWGRDPAKARALADRWGTRAHADADALIADVDAVAIALPPDIQSGLAERAALAGRHLLLDKPLAFGTEEADRIVRAVDERALASVVFFTNRFAAPVETFLRETAAAGGWDGGRATAFASIFQPGGHYGGSHWRRERGGLWDVGPHSLSVLLPVLGPVAEVTAVDGPRGAAHVLLRHQSGAIGTLALTLDARPAAQGFSCDFYGERGIAVVPDAGTSAVAAFAVAVDRLLSGARNGGAADPCDVRFGREVVAVLEAADRSRREGRTVVPR, encoded by the coding sequence GTGCGGTTCGGACTGCTGGGCACCGGACACTGGGCGGCCGAGACCCACGCGGCGGCGCTCGCCGCGCACCCCGAGGCCGAACTGGCCGGGATCTGGGGCCGCGACCCCGCGAAGGCGCGGGCGCTGGCGGACCGCTGGGGCACCCGCGCCCACGCGGACGCCGACGCGCTGATCGCCGACGTGGACGCCGTGGCCATCGCCCTCCCACCGGACATCCAGAGCGGCCTCGCCGAGCGGGCCGCGCTGGCCGGGCGCCATCTGCTCCTGGACAAGCCGCTGGCGTTCGGCACCGAGGAGGCCGACCGGATCGTGCGCGCCGTCGACGAGCGCGCCCTGGCCTCGGTGGTGTTCTTCACCAACCGCTTCGCGGCGCCCGTCGAGACCTTCCTCCGGGAGACCGCGGCGGCCGGTGGCTGGGACGGTGGCCGTGCCACCGCCTTCGCCTCGATCTTCCAGCCCGGCGGCCACTACGGCGGATCCCACTGGCGGCGGGAGCGCGGCGGACTGTGGGACGTCGGCCCGCACTCCCTGTCCGTCCTGCTCCCGGTCCTCGGCCCGGTGGCCGAGGTCACCGCCGTGGACGGGCCGCGCGGCGCCGCGCACGTACTGCTGCGCCACCAGTCCGGCGCCATCGGCACGCTCGCGCTCACCCTGGATGCCCGGCCCGCCGCCCAGGGCTTCTCCTGCGACTTCTACGGCGAGCGGGGGATCGCCGTAGTCCCCGACGCCGGGACCAGCGCGGTGGCGGCCTTCGCCGTGGCCGTCGACCGACTGCTGAGCGGCGCCCGTAACGGGGGCGCGGCCGACCCCTGCGACGTCCGGTTCGGCCGCGAGGTCGTCGCCGTCCTGGAGGCCGCCGACCGCTCCCGGCGCGAGGGGCGCACCGTCGTACCGCGCTGA
- a CDS encoding beta-propeller fold lactonase family protein, with protein sequence MARGSSRSHSRALRRRATVRAAAVLLLCGAAVPSCASTNEHRPDRAESASARQSALKAAASAKAAAKRKAALAQLLPGMPPPLNPHDLYAADRPGKLARAVKDFPSRVYVPNTLSDTVSVIDPKKFKVVRTIQVGHQPQHVVPSWDLRTLWVNNDLGNTLTPIDPANGRVGRPVDVHDPYNLYFTPDGKYAVVMASMDRALVFRDAHTMKVVKSVPVDCYGVNHADFSPDGRYFIVSCEFSGELLKVDTAKKKVVAKQRLPIAGAMPQDVKISPNGKTWYIADMVANGLWVLNGDTFGKPKLLPTGKGTHGLYVSRDSRSMYISNRGEGTISVLSFKTGKLVQRWRLPGGGSPDMGGVSSDGKVLWLSGRYNAEVYAIDTRNGRLRARIPVGGGPHGLAVYPQPGRYSLGHTGIFR encoded by the coding sequence GTGGCCCGTGGCTCGTCCCGCTCCCACTCCCGCGCGCTCCGGCGGCGCGCCACGGTCCGGGCGGCGGCGGTCCTGCTGCTGTGCGGGGCCGCGGTACCGTCCTGCGCCTCCACCAACGAGCACCGGCCGGACCGGGCGGAGTCGGCTTCGGCGCGGCAGAGCGCGCTGAAGGCGGCCGCTTCGGCGAAGGCCGCGGCGAAGAGGAAGGCCGCGCTGGCGCAACTGCTGCCGGGGATGCCGCCCCCGCTGAACCCCCATGACCTCTACGCCGCCGACCGGCCGGGGAAGCTGGCCCGGGCGGTGAAGGACTTCCCGTCGCGGGTGTACGTGCCCAATACGCTCTCGGACACGGTGAGCGTCATCGATCCGAAGAAGTTCAAGGTCGTCCGCACCATCCAGGTGGGCCATCAGCCGCAGCACGTGGTGCCCTCGTGGGATCTGAGGACGCTGTGGGTCAACAACGACCTGGGCAACACCCTCACCCCCATCGACCCCGCCAACGGCCGGGTCGGCCGCCCGGTGGACGTCCATGACCCGTACAACCTCTACTTCACCCCGGACGGAAAGTACGCCGTGGTGATGGCCTCCATGGACCGGGCGCTGGTCTTCCGGGACGCGCACACCATGAAGGTGGTCAAGTCGGTGCCGGTGGACTGCTACGGCGTCAACCACGCCGACTTCTCGCCGGACGGGCGCTACTTCATCGTCTCGTGCGAGTTCTCCGGTGAGCTGCTGAAGGTGGACACCGCGAAGAAGAAGGTGGTCGCCAAGCAGCGGCTGCCGATCGCCGGGGCCATGCCGCAGGACGTCAAGATCTCGCCCAACGGCAAGACGTGGTACATCGCCGACATGGTGGCGAACGGCCTGTGGGTGCTCAACGGCGACACCTTCGGCAAGCCGAAGCTGCTGCCCACCGGAAAGGGCACCCACGGCCTCTACGTCAGCCGCGACTCCCGCTCGATGTACATCTCCAACCGCGGCGAGGGCACCATCTCGGTGCTGTCGTTCAAGACCGGCAAGCTGGTGCAGCGGTGGCGGCTGCCCGGCGGCGGAAGCCCCGACATGGGCGGGGTGTCCAGCGACGGCAAGGTGCTGTGGCTCTCGGGCCGCTACAACGCGGAGGTCTACGCGATCGACACCCGCAACGGCCGGCTGCGCGCCCGGATCCCGGTCGGCGGCGGTCCGCACGGGCTCGCGGTCTATCCCCAGCCCGGCCGCTACTCCCTCGGCCACACCGGAATCTTCCGCTGA
- a CDS encoding MarR family winged helix-turn-helix transcriptional regulator, whose protein sequence is MEYTQQSGPREPDVPATREQVAEALEQLAFLAVRHLTNRDISFTTASTLGRLSREGPSRLTALAADEGVTQPSMTQLIQRLERQGLVTRVDDPHDGRVVLVAITDAGRELLAERRRGRTNRLAELLATLSPEDQQALATAVHAAAPAFQRLVDSAARARKSPGSTAS, encoded by the coding sequence GTGGAATACACACAGCAGTCCGGCCCCCGGGAACCCGACGTCCCCGCGACCCGTGAGCAGGTCGCGGAGGCGCTGGAACAGCTGGCGTTCCTCGCGGTGCGCCATCTGACCAACCGGGACATCAGCTTCACCACGGCCTCGACCCTCGGCCGGCTCAGCCGGGAGGGGCCGTCCCGGCTGACGGCCCTGGCCGCCGACGAGGGTGTCACCCAGCCCTCGATGACCCAGCTGATCCAGCGGCTGGAGCGGCAGGGGCTGGTGACCCGGGTCGACGATCCGCACGACGGGCGGGTGGTGCTGGTGGCGATCACCGACGCCGGCCGGGAGCTGCTCGCCGAGCGGCGCCGCGGCCGTACGAACCGGCTCGCCGAACTGCTGGCCACCCTCTCCCCCGAGGACCAACAGGCACTCGCCACCGCCGTCCACGCCGCCGCCCCCGCCTTCCAGCGGCTGGTCGACAGCGCGGCACGGGCACGGAAGTCCCCGGGGAGTACCGCTTCCTGA
- a CDS encoding MFS transporter translates to MSAHPSAPNPFKQPKAVWAVAFACVISFMGIGLVDPILPSLSSQLHATPSQVSLLFTSYLVVTAVAMLVTGFVSSRIGAKRTLVVGLVLIVLFSAAAGASGSIDGIVGFRAGWGLGNALFIATSLAVIVGSASGGFAGAIILYETALGIGIAIGPLLGGELGGISWRGPFFGVSALMAIALIATIVLVQPTPTPARRASIADPIKALRHRGLLTMGLTALCYNWGFFTVLGYAPFPMDLGTHELGYVFTGWGLLVAFFSVFGAPWLQSRLGIARSLYLNLALFALDILVIGLFTDSKTTLIVAVIVAGAFIGINNTITTQAVMTVAPVERPVASASYGFVRFIGGGLAPYAAGKIAEHSGVHLPFYIGAAAVALGIGVLASGHSLLAEAERVQAAEAAGHTPAEERRETLEKQALELGSAG, encoded by the coding sequence TTGTCCGCTCATCCCAGCGCCCCCAACCCCTTCAAGCAGCCGAAGGCCGTATGGGCGGTCGCCTTCGCCTGCGTGATCTCCTTCATGGGCATCGGCCTCGTGGACCCGATCCTGCCCTCCCTCTCCTCCCAGTTGCATGCCACACCGAGCCAGGTGTCGCTGTTGTTCACCAGCTATCTGGTGGTCACCGCCGTCGCCATGCTGGTCACCGGATTCGTCTCCAGCCGCATCGGCGCCAAGCGCACCCTGGTGGTCGGTCTGGTGCTCATCGTGCTGTTCAGCGCGGCGGCCGGGGCGTCCGGCAGCATCGACGGGATCGTCGGCTTCCGGGCCGGATGGGGCCTGGGCAACGCCCTGTTCATCGCCACCTCGCTCGCCGTCATCGTCGGCTCGGCCAGCGGTGGCTTCGCGGGCGCGATCATCCTCTACGAGACCGCCCTGGGCATCGGCATCGCGATCGGGCCGCTGCTGGGCGGTGAGCTCGGCGGGATCAGTTGGCGCGGACCGTTCTTCGGCGTCTCGGCCCTGATGGCCATCGCGCTGATCGCGACCATCGTGCTGGTCCAGCCCACCCCGACCCCGGCGCGCCGGGCCTCGATCGCCGACCCGATCAAGGCACTGCGCCACCGCGGGCTGCTCACCATGGGGCTGACCGCGCTCTGCTACAACTGGGGCTTCTTCACGGTGCTGGGCTATGCGCCGTTCCCGATGGACCTGGGCACCCATGAGCTCGGCTATGTCTTCACCGGCTGGGGTCTGCTCGTCGCCTTCTTCTCGGTCTTCGGCGCCCCGTGGCTACAGTCGCGGCTCGGCATAGCCCGCTCCCTGTATCTGAACCTCGCGCTGTTCGCGCTCGACATCCTCGTCATCGGCCTGTTCACCGACTCGAAGACGACGCTGATCGTGGCGGTGATCGTGGCCGGTGCCTTCATCGGCATCAACAACACCATCACCACCCAGGCGGTGATGACCGTCGCCCCCGTGGAGCGGCCCGTCGCCTCCGCCTCCTATGGCTTCGTCCGCTTCATCGGCGGCGGTCTGGCCCCGTACGCCGCGGGCAAGATCGCCGAGCACAGCGGCGTACACCTGCCCTTCTACATCGGGGCCGCGGCGGTCGCACTGGGCATCGGCGTCCTGGCCAGCGGGCATTCGCTGCTCGCCGAGGCCGAGCGGGTCCAGGCGGCGGAGGCGGCCGGACACACCCCGGCCGAGGAGCGGCGGGAGACGCTGGAGAAGCAGGCGCTGGAACTCGGCTCGGCCGGCTGA